CTCAACAAGGCTGTTTGTGAGCTCTTAATAAGAACATTGTGATCCTATTTGGGCGAGCTCTGGATATGACAATGCATCTGTTTGACTCTTTATCGCTTACATCAGAGAAAGTGCAATCTGACAGATTTATAGTGTGATATgcaataggggtgtaacggttcacaaacatttcggttcagtacgtacctcggttttttggtttcggtacgttttcggtacagcagaattttttttcacaaaacaaaacatatatatatattttattattaaactgtgaataatgtattcactcaaataaatacaaaatataataaaataaacattaaggtgcagcatttcgatgaactaaaataatctgtatttgaactttactgtactagtactcacaaaacataaattagttttgggtttttaattattattaaactgtgaatattcactcaaataaatataataaaatgaacattaaggtgcagcatttcgatgaactgaaattatctgtatttgaactgtactgtactagcacctaagcagccagtttgacattaggacttgcttgtcattgtattttcaggttttttttaaagaaagatgaacttgtccacattgcttgccgaaagggcagatcagctggcactagcaatgtctcctgctgtggagaacaccctctccctagggacagaggtagcagatacagccaggtagcgctttgctaacatggcaacataaggatatttggcgtttgtaatagctttggctcggtctgaactctgcgagtggtggaggcttacatgctagtgggagttgggtttgcacttcagtcttttttcttttggtaccggtgatattcactttcgggtgatgccttttcaaatgagtgtgcaagtttgatgtattgccagccgcgtaaccaattttagttgaacaatgccgacaaacagctttggttcggtccacctgtctttgtccgtcatccttgtacgtaactgtgaaaccaaaatgttcccaaaccggagacttcaatgatgctggaggattttcgagctcaactttatctgcgttcgccattcattttcgacagttcctcaaattactgactacattcgaacgcatccctctgaccagctctcatagtatgcctctcatccaatgaaatgacctgctcgctctatgacgcgttgaacccaatgtgagcaaattactctgaatgctgcgacgcagcacctgagattacttccaaaaagttgttcacgttctcaatttttaacgttatattcgttcggtacacttcggtactcacctgtaccgaaccgaagggcccgtacccaataatttcggtacgtgtaccgttacacccctaatatgcAATGAACCCCCTCCTTATGAACAATTACATCTCATTGTGTTGATGTGTTTCAGCAGATGTGCTGGTTGAGGACAAACAGAGTGGTTCTGTGTCCTTGCCCAGCCCGATGACCCCGGCCTCAGCTGCTGGCATGTCCGTAACCATGGAGATGCCCCGGAAGCGTAAGAGCAGCGTGGACAACCAGTCAGTAGTGTGATTGCTTTAATATGGCTTACAGAAAATCTCTTAAATCCAGTGACCTAAATTGTTGCTAGTTACTATTGATAGTCATGAATTTTCTTCCTAGGGATACAAAATCTGCCTCCATGGATATGGACATTGAAGATATGGACGAGAGCCACAATGGGTGCTGTTTGCTTAATTAACAATTCTCAGAGCTCATCTGTTTATTTTGTGCTGTTCTGCATGTGCTTGTTATTGCTTGGCGTAAAAATAtttcaaattgtgttttttcgCTCTACAGGTCAGATGGTGAGGACcaacatgtcaaaatgaaatgcTTCAGGTTGGTTATATTTGACGCCACCACATTGATAATATTTGTTTGTAATTTTATAGCCAATCTTGTAATAATATTTGTCACATTTAAGAATATGCTTCAGTAAAAGGACAAAACTAATTTGAAGCAGCTTGATTGTTTCTCCTTTAATGTCTCTACAGGGAACCACACAGCCAAATTGAGAAGAGGAGAAGGGACAAAATGAACAATCTCATTGACAAACTATCAGCCATGATCCCTACGTGTAACCCCATGTCCCGTAAGATGGACAAACTCACTGTACTCAGAATGGCCGTGCAGCACCTTAAATCTCTCAAAGGTAACATGTTAAAGATAATCCAACCTGATATCACCGATTTAGCATTTACTTGATTCATGGTTTATTGCAATTTGGGCTTTATTTTCTTTAGCCCATCATTTATAGCAAGAGATAAGCATCACACAATTAGTCAGGTTGTAAGAAAAACTAACAGTTTAGTTTGTAAAGTACATTATTTGAAGGTGGAATTTAAAGAGATCAGATCAGAGAACAGATTATATTTTTGTGGTTGAAGTTCTAAGTCACTGTGACCTAACGAACAATTAATGCTAATTATGACAATTACACACAAATGTCTAATAGAAAAGGAATGTCTGTTTGCCAGAGACATACTGTAGAAATGTAGGGCAGTAGTTCTAGTTGGCAATTTGATCATGTTCCTAGATCTGACCAGTTCAATTGGTGAGTACTTGTTGTTACTGATGGAGTGGCATTGAAACATCTTTGTCTTTATTTTCAGGTTCATCAAGTTCTTTTTCTGAAGCCAACTACAAACCCTCATTCCTTCCCAACGATGAACTCAAACACCTTATCCTAAAGGTAAACAAACCATTCTCACGTGAGGAGCTAATCTTTTACCTTCTCAATCTTTAGATACCGATTCCGAtagtgaaactcgagcgattagagcgatgcgaaaaaaccatgaattaatgctttaattcatggtttttaaggggcttatctccatgtaaataccatggtagactacccaatattcgcatcactctaatcgctcgagtttcactgcggctctcagctgtgtttgctcctgtcattcaaacaagatgcgctggagagggggcggggcagttgtTGTAGttggagataccaactacaacaaaaagaacatattttactgtgatttaattgtaatacacgtttcaaagtcatgccgaagtaactacatactgataccggttaataaaaaccatgaatttatgctttgacaagtctgcagacaaaacGGCAgctgaaaagcttttaaaatgcgtgttttctgaatggaatcggatcgatcaggctaaactaacctgtagctgctccgtccacaccatagactgtatatataaatggacgtagtgtccgtgacttcacccataggattctgcagagttgcagagaagcccttggtaggcggagtcggccactaacggctcgactgtgatgtcagagtctaatcctgcctccgaactggaagtaaacagagctagctcaggctaagaagctaagctaacatgaaatacatgtatACCAAGTTACtactaacagtgtagttcccctgtataaacgttacattcataatcaaatgagacaatctgcaagagaattagctatattttgttattcttaatgcttgtcattcacacgttaagaaaagactgactccaccgcccggacctaacagagccgcagtgggctagctccgggacgccggctggagctagcccactgcggctccgttagctctggcggccaccactgggataattgggtcccctattaacatttgctcccgtttagcattatgggcgtcatagccatagactataaaagtcttacccaaggctgaatcataaattaaaatgtataaagggttacgtccttagctggctaataagtagcaagctaagctaccaagcacacaaacacctgcgaacggggttaacatgtataatattatcattttagagttcttggaagttctgttagtacattcaagcgcacagcacaacattttaattgtctggtatttgtaacaatattccctaaaaggcacaatcaccacgaacacggctaaagctaaagggtcaagtacagtactatgactaactaactaacgttgtagcctctatggttgtagcctagcagagtggacaagttgctgttagctgacagtgaggcatgtacatgtccatcaaagtgaccacgccctaatttatgcaaaagctttaaggcttaatattaattaaacagatgagttgAGAACAAATTCACCCCCCCAATATTCATGAAGGGGGGATCtaactatacagagaatatggttttttgaaccacgatgtaaacatgtttatttctgctgtaaagttgggcattttaacatggggggtctatggaaattgctcccttctgcagcctgctcctactggccactagatgaactgcagtttgagaCACTTCCGTATTAGCGTcctggctcttccccagagtttgccgcttggtccacactcacaaaaacgtcatacagacataaataaagcaacgactgtattcaccatgacatagacagtctgtggtttgtacatgtttaacttgtgtccagtttctgaacagatatgaggagctgtgagctctgagtgtgtgctaacagctgatgtgttaggacatattgcgctgtcaggtgctgaccaatcacggagcgccatttcttgactggcagcaaacaCAACCAattacagcagtgcttctctggctggctctgtccaatcacaaacaagaagtgttctccctaaaggaataccctttccgtccaatgtgaaatgctgttgcgttttgtgaaacgctgcggcgttttctgaaatgctgcggcgttttctgaaatgctgtggcgttttgtgaaatgctgtagcgttttctgaaatgctgtagcgttttctgaaatgctgtagcgttttctgaaaCGCTGTGGCGATTTTGTGagatgctgtggcgttttcgtgagatgctgtggcgttttcggaaatgctgtggcgttttcggaaatgctgtggcgttttcggaaatgctgtggcgttttcggaaatgctgtggcgttttcggaaatgctgtggcgttttcggaaatgctgtggcgttttcggaaatgctgtggcgttttcggaaatgctgtggcgttttcggaaatgctgtggcgttttcggaaatgctgtggcgttttcggaaatgctgtggcgttttcggaaatgctgtggcgttttcggaaatgctgtggcgttttcggaaatgctgtggcgttttcggaaatgctgtggcgttttcggaaatgctgtggcgttttcggaaatgctgtggcgttttcgtgagatgctgtggcgttttctcaaatgctgtggcgttttctcaaatgctgtggcgttttgtgaaatgctgtggtgtcttgcacttcagggccaccgtaataTACCAATCTCCTAAAGGGACAGAAACAAGACTTGTGTAAAATGTATATAGTACACTCAGAGGTCACAGAGGTCACGTTCACCgcttctctccccccccccccccccccccggttgacagttctctctctctctcccccccccagaGTGTAAAGGTCGACGGGTAATACTGAATTTTGACgaaaatgttacgatcctgtccggcAAAATGACGTGCAGCGAAAAAATCTAGAGCAACCTCTGAGTACACTATGCTTATATTATACGCATAGTGTACTATACACATACAAGTTGTGCACAGTAGCTTTTAATTAAAACGTAACTATATCCTGTGAGGAAGTTACAATGTTTTCTTATTGCATTACAATATGTCACCCTTTGCCTCTCTGTTGTCCAGGCTGCAGACGGGTTCCTGTTTGTGGTGGGCTGTGATCGTGGGAAAATAGTGTTCGTCTCAGAGTCCGTCACGAAGATATTAAATTATAGTCGGGTAATGCTTTTACATTTGTTAGTGTATCTTCAGCATCTTTGTTCATGTGAAACTACGGACacaccaaggcaaggcaagtttatttatatagcacctttctgcaccaggcaattcaaggtgctttacaaaaatgaaagacattcagacaaaggcatttaaaaacagtaaaagataataaaagaaacattaaaagaaaaacaaaaaatgaaagacattaagaaaatggcatttaaaatcagtcattaaaaagaaaagctaataaaataaacattaaaagttacagtgcagtctaagataaatagttcaattatttcggttcttgatttttaatttattttattattaatttccgtcccgattgttaatttagactgattgttttcaccatgttatgctcgcatgacatccacaatcggacacCAGGTGGCTTGCATTGTCTTGGCACCAGAGGTAATGGACTAAAACACACCAGCGTGAGCGTGGATATGTAGcatcacattttaaactgtGTGCACAGATTTCACAACTTTTAGACTTTATAAATACTGAATTCATTTTTGTTGGTTCAAAACACATTAGTCTTACTTTCCTCTGTTATACTACATCATGATAGATCTTTATATATATTCCCAAAAAAAGCCAAATTACAGTTCAAAATGCTTGCTGAAAAGTCATTCTGAACAGACAACTGTGACTGCcagataatgaaaaataaaatgttttggcttttttattatttttgtttttaattgttGCCCTTGTTGCTGCTAAAATCTTAAAATGCTTGATCTTTGCTCCACGCGCTACCTGGTGTGTTCCGGGGACATTGTTTGTCGTTATCAGTATAGACATGGTATTGAGGGCGGGTTGATCAGCTGTTTGCTCTTCCTACAGGCGGagctgattggacagagcctgTTTGATTACATTCACCCAAAGGACATGGGGAAAGTGAAGGAGCAGCTGTCAGCCTCTGAATTATTCCCTCGTGAACGGCTAATAGATgctaaaagtaaagcatttttgTATCTTTCCTTGTGTGtgcgagagagggagagatcaCCTTTAACCCTCCTGTCATGTCTCCAGCCGGTCTGCAGGTCCAGGCTGACCTCCCCGTGGGTGCGGCGCGGCTGTGTACGGGCGCACGCCGCTCCTTCTTCTGTCGCATGAAGATAAACAAGATTTGTGTCAAAGTAGAGGAGAAGGAATTCCAGGCCAGCACCTCCAAAAAGAAAGGTTGGGAAACGATTCAGTGGTTTGGTTTATTTATCAAATCACATTTGTACATTCAGGATTTAAATGTATCTGGGTCCCTGTGTAACAGCTAATATTTAATTTATCAGGAAGGCTTCCATTCACCAAAAGTATTTGTGTAAACTGCAGTTTCTCAAACTGTCAGGCAGAGTTGAAGGGAAAACATAAAGCAAAGATTCTGTGTGAAATGACTGTGCAATTTAGGTCCAAAATGTGACTGCTTCCCAGTAAATGAGCCATAGTTCTCCATTTATCACGTTTCATAATACAAGCGTAAGTTTCACAAACATTTGACCTCACAGCGATATAGGTGATCATGTTATGAGAAATTTTTCTTACCAACAATATACTGTAGTACTCATACTATGGCTTGGAGTGTCCCAGTTGTCTGGATTTTCTCTAATGTGGTGGCCACAATGTCAGACTTGGGGTCAAGTTAcacagtttatttatattttgcatATTGTGATTTGTGTCTTTGTGTACTCCAGAGTCCCAGAAGTACTGCACGGTCCACTGTACAGGCTACATGCGCAGCTGGCCCACCACTCAGTTGGGAGCAGAGGGGGAGGGCGAGGGGGAGGGCGAGGGCGAGGCAGACAAGCAGGACAGCTCCCACTTCAGCTGCCTGGTGGCGGTGGGACGTGTCCACTCCCACTCCTCTACCCAGGTTAATGGAGAAGTCAGAATTAAACCCACAGAGTTCATCACACGCTACGCCATGGATGGCAAATTCACCTTTGTCGATCAAAGGTGGagttgaataataaaaaaaaatgtctacagtttattgcatactttttaacAATACAGAAGATGTCTTAAATAACACTTTACTTTTCATTCTTCTTCTGCAGAGCGACCACCATTCTTGGTTATCTTCCCCAAGAACTGCTCGGGACATCATGCTACGAGTACTTCCACCAAGACGACTTACCGCATTTAGCTGACAGACACCGAAAAGGCAAATTACATTTTTCTGTGACCTCAAACGTTTACTTTTTTCCAATTGTCTcagatgcattattattatttgatgaTGAACAATCTTTAACTATGTAGGTCAATGCAGGAATTAATTCTAAAATCACAAAATGAGTTTGGATCTTATTTTCTGCTATAATCCATAATCCAAAATCCAAAGTAATCTACCTAACAAATGTATTCCTGCAGCACTctagttacattacattttttaaatacaataCATCTCCAGTGTTGATGTAAAGGTCAATCTTTTTTACATTTCTGTTAATCTGATTCCAGTTTGTGGCAAAATTGTGATGCATTGCTCCTATTTCTATACGCTTTTCCTGTGTTTAAGGTGGTATCTGCATCGAGCAGATCAT
This region of Pseudochaenichthys georgianus chromosome 6, fPseGeo1.2, whole genome shotgun sequence genomic DNA includes:
- the bmal2 gene encoding aryl hydrocarbon receptor nuclear translocator-like protein 2 isoform X1; translation: MSARNAAAGGGDRVGGEPAADVLVEDKQSGSVSLPSPMTPASAAGMSVTMEMPRKRKSSVDNQDTKSASMDMDIEDMDESHNGSDGEDQHVKMKCFREPHSQIEKRRRDKMNNLIDKLSAMIPTCNPMSRKMDKLTVLRMAVQHLKSLKGSSSSFSEANYKPSFLPNDELKHLILKAADGFLFVVGCDRGKIVFVSESVTKILNYSRAELIGQSLFDYIHPKDMGKVKEQLSASELFPRERLIDAKTGLQVQADLPVGAARLCTGARRSFFCRMKINKICVKVEEKEFQASTSKKKESQKYCTVHCTGYMRSWPTTQLGAEGEGEGEGEGEADKQDSSHFSCLVAVGRVHSHSSTQVNGEVRIKPTEFITRYAMDGKFTFVDQRATTILGYLPQELLGTSCYEYFHQDDLPHLADRHRKVLRSKEKIETNCYKFKTKSGSFVTLQSQWFSFVNPWTKEVEYLVSTNTVISCDNSRTCRLGNKAEQSSTSKSSEDGKKSLPVIPGISTTPGAMIYAGSIGTQIANELLDSNRMNSSPSSGSVSPFSLSQDKCPHNQIGNNVPYGEATDMEIAGKSSSEEDAQGATFSGAESLMGENPQMDLDSVVGPGLGSDEAAMAVIMSLLETDTNLGEAVDFEEMHWSL
- the bmal2 gene encoding aryl hydrocarbon receptor nuclear translocator-like protein 2 isoform X2, which produces MSARNAAAGGGDRVGGEPADVLVEDKQSGSVSLPSPMTPASAAGMSVTMEMPRKRKSSVDNQDTKSASMDMDIEDMDESHNGSDGEDQHVKMKCFREPHSQIEKRRRDKMNNLIDKLSAMIPTCNPMSRKMDKLTVLRMAVQHLKSLKGSSSSFSEANYKPSFLPNDELKHLILKAADGFLFVVGCDRGKIVFVSESVTKILNYSRAELIGQSLFDYIHPKDMGKVKEQLSASELFPRERLIDAKTGLQVQADLPVGAARLCTGARRSFFCRMKINKICVKVEEKEFQASTSKKKESQKYCTVHCTGYMRSWPTTQLGAEGEGEGEGEGEADKQDSSHFSCLVAVGRVHSHSSTQVNGEVRIKPTEFITRYAMDGKFTFVDQRATTILGYLPQELLGTSCYEYFHQDDLPHLADRHRKVLRSKEKIETNCYKFKTKSGSFVTLQSQWFSFVNPWTKEVEYLVSTNTVISCDNSRTCRLGNKAEQSSTSKSSEDGKKSLPVIPGISTTPGAMIYAGSIGTQIANELLDSNRMNSSPSSGSVSPFSLSQDKCPHNQIGNNVPYGEATDMEIAGKSSSEEDAQGATFSGAESLMGENPQMDLDSVVGPGLGSDEAAMAVIMSLLETDTNLGEAVDFEEMHWSL
- the bmal2 gene encoding aryl hydrocarbon receptor nuclear translocator-like protein 2 isoform X3 → MTPASAAGMSVTMEMPRKRKSSVDNQDTKSASMDMDIEDMDESHNGSDGEDQHVKMKCFREPHSQIEKRRRDKMNNLIDKLSAMIPTCNPMSRKMDKLTVLRMAVQHLKSLKGSSSSFSEANYKPSFLPNDELKHLILKAADGFLFVVGCDRGKIVFVSESVTKILNYSRAELIGQSLFDYIHPKDMGKVKEQLSASELFPRERLIDAKTGLQVQADLPVGAARLCTGARRSFFCRMKINKICVKVEEKEFQASTSKKKESQKYCTVHCTGYMRSWPTTQLGAEGEGEGEGEGEADKQDSSHFSCLVAVGRVHSHSSTQVNGEVRIKPTEFITRYAMDGKFTFVDQRATTILGYLPQELLGTSCYEYFHQDDLPHLADRHRKVLRSKEKIETNCYKFKTKSGSFVTLQSQWFSFVNPWTKEVEYLVSTNTVISCDNSRTCRLGNKAEQSSTSKSSEDGKKSLPVIPGISTTPGAMIYAGSIGTQIANELLDSNRMNSSPSSGSVSPFSLSQDKCPHNQIGNNVPYGEATDMEIAGKSSSEEDAQGATFSGAESLMGENPQMDLDSVVGPGLGSDEAAMAVIMSLLETDTNLGEAVDFEEMHWSL